A window of Micrococcus endophyticus contains these coding sequences:
- the tilS gene encoding tRNA lysidine(34) synthetase TilS, translated as MPRPEPVPSGSAAPPALESWPPRGRWPEPLHRAVAALRPVLAAHDGGALIGLSGGADSCALAVAAAALRGTRAGAALGPVGAVVVDHGLQAGSADVAEAAARVARTLGLEPVLVRRVAVREAGDGPEAAARRARRGAFADAAREAGAGVVLTAHTADDQAEQVLLGLARGSGTRSLAGIPAAGALPGGAALARPLLGLTRADAEAICRWAGVRWWEDPHNADPALLRSRVRTRVLPALEDPADGLGPGVREGLVRTAAIAAEDAAALEQWAARALAECRAPGRGDAVVRLDLAAFAALPPAVRHRVLGLAVVEAGGPRPTRERTLAVDALAVPADPGAGGSAGPVELPGGVEVRRRHSGGPGEGGDGGLAGPESALRGGRGCAMLEIVRRAARP; from the coding sequence GTGCCCAGGCCTGAGCCGGTGCCGAGCGGGTCGGCCGCGCCGCCCGCCCTGGAGTCCTGGCCGCCCCGGGGTCGCTGGCCGGAGCCCCTGCACCGGGCCGTGGCCGCCCTGCGCCCCGTCCTCGCCGCGCACGACGGCGGCGCCCTGATCGGCCTCTCCGGTGGCGCGGACTCCTGCGCGCTCGCGGTGGCCGCCGCCGCGCTGCGGGGCACCCGGGCCGGGGCGGCGCTGGGGCCGGTGGGCGCCGTCGTCGTGGACCACGGGCTGCAGGCCGGCAGCGCCGACGTGGCCGAGGCAGCCGCCCGCGTGGCCCGCACCCTGGGGCTGGAGCCCGTGCTCGTGCGCCGCGTGGCCGTGCGCGAGGCCGGGGACGGGCCCGAGGCCGCCGCCCGCCGGGCCCGTCGGGGAGCGTTCGCCGACGCCGCCCGAGAGGCCGGCGCGGGCGTGGTGCTCACCGCCCACACCGCCGACGACCAGGCCGAGCAGGTGCTCCTCGGCCTGGCCCGGGGCTCCGGGACCCGCTCACTCGCGGGCATCCCCGCCGCGGGCGCGCTGCCGGGAGGGGCGGCCCTCGCCCGGCCGCTGCTCGGGCTGACCCGCGCCGACGCCGAGGCGATCTGCCGCTGGGCCGGCGTGCGGTGGTGGGAGGACCCCCACAACGCCGACCCCGCGCTGCTGCGCTCGCGGGTCCGCACCCGCGTGCTGCCCGCGCTCGAGGACCCCGCGGACGGGCTCGGGCCGGGAGTGCGCGAGGGGCTCGTGCGCACGGCCGCGATCGCCGCGGAGGACGCCGCGGCGCTGGAGCAGTGGGCCGCCCGCGCGCTCGCGGAGTGCCGGGCGCCGGGCCGGGGCGACGCCGTCGTGCGCCTGGACCTGGCCGCGTTCGCCGCCCTGCCCCCGGCGGTGCGGCACCGGGTGCTGGGGCTGGCCGTCGTCGAGGCGGGCGGACCCCGGCCCACCCGCGAGCGGACCCTCGCCGTCGACGCCCTCGCCGTGCCCGCCGACCCCGGCGCCGGGGGGTCCGCGGGGCCCGTGGAGCTGCCCGGTGGGGTGGAAGTGAGGCGTCGTCACAGCGGGGGCCCAGGCGAGGGGGGTGACGGTGGTCTCGCGGGGCCGGAATCGGCCCTGCGCGGCGGGCGGGGGTGTGCCATGCTTGAGATCGTCCGTCGGGCTGCCCGCCCCTGA
- the folP gene encoding dihydropteroate synthase has protein sequence MDESIDAAAREANRALLGRLPADRTLVMGILNVTPDSFSDGGEHATVRAAVEHARRMVADGADIVDVGGESTRPGARAVPPAEEQARILPVIEALLAEDVVVSVDTRHTATARAALALGPVIVNDVSGLAHEPEMPVLIAASGAPYILMHNRGNPQTMDGLAVYEDTVPDVVCELRDVAGRLLAAGVEPAQLIVDPGLGFAKAGEQNWELLRGLEWLRAMGHPVLVAASRKRFLGTLLADDDGAPAPPAARDAATAAISALAAAQGAWGVRVHDVRASADAVRTAAAWAGAHAPGEPVSQDVLP, from the coding sequence GTGGACGAGAGCATCGACGCGGCGGCGCGGGAGGCGAACCGCGCCCTGCTGGGGCGGCTGCCCGCGGACCGGACCCTGGTCATGGGCATCCTCAATGTCACCCCTGACTCGTTCTCGGACGGCGGGGAGCACGCCACCGTCCGCGCGGCCGTCGAGCACGCCCGGCGCATGGTCGCGGACGGCGCGGACATCGTGGACGTGGGCGGCGAGTCCACCCGCCCCGGGGCCCGCGCCGTGCCGCCGGCCGAGGAGCAGGCGCGCATCCTGCCCGTGATCGAGGCGCTGCTGGCCGAGGACGTCGTCGTCTCCGTGGATACGCGCCACACCGCCACCGCCCGGGCAGCCCTGGCGCTGGGGCCGGTGATCGTCAACGATGTCTCCGGGCTCGCCCACGAGCCGGAGATGCCGGTGCTGATCGCCGCGTCGGGCGCGCCGTACATCCTCATGCACAACCGCGGGAACCCGCAGACCATGGACGGGCTGGCCGTCTACGAGGACACCGTCCCGGACGTCGTGTGCGAGCTGCGGGACGTGGCCGGCCGCCTCCTCGCCGCGGGCGTCGAGCCCGCGCAGCTGATCGTGGATCCGGGCCTGGGCTTCGCGAAGGCCGGCGAGCAGAACTGGGAGCTGCTGCGCGGCCTCGAGTGGCTCCGCGCCATGGGCCACCCGGTGCTCGTCGCCGCCTCGCGCAAGCGGTTCCTGGGCACCCTGCTGGCGGACGACGACGGCGCCCCGGCCCCGCCCGCCGCGCGCGACGCCGCCACCGCGGCGATCTCCGCCCTCGCCGCCGCCCAGGGCGCGTGGGGCGTGCGCGTGCACGACGTGCGCGCCAGCGCCGACGCCGTCCGCACCGCCGCGGCCTGGGCCGGGGCGCACGCCCCGGGTGAGCCCGTCTCCCAGGACGTGCTGCCGTGA
- a CDS encoding PH domain-containing protein, whose translation MPVPGIDLTGVTFAPASPKLTPVKLISSSIGHLIWLVVFSVPLVLKLLGPWEGLWAWTAWGLPAIVVVSWLVDLVLIPRRVRAMGWAEREDDVLWREGLLFRSVHAVPYGRLQYVDVSDGPLLRRFGLQTLTLNTAASGSDVTLEGLPRETADELREVLMARGQARLAGL comes from the coding sequence ATGCCCGTGCCCGGGATTGACCTGACCGGCGTGACGTTCGCGCCGGCCTCGCCGAAGCTCACCCCGGTGAAGCTGATCTCCTCGAGCATCGGTCACCTGATCTGGCTGGTCGTGTTCAGCGTGCCGCTGGTCCTCAAGCTCCTCGGGCCCTGGGAGGGCCTGTGGGCGTGGACTGCGTGGGGGCTGCCGGCGATCGTCGTGGTCTCCTGGCTCGTGGACCTCGTGCTGATCCCGCGCCGCGTGCGCGCCATGGGCTGGGCCGAGCGCGAGGACGACGTCCTGTGGCGCGAGGGCCTGCTGTTCCGCAGCGTGCACGCCGTCCCCTACGGCCGCCTCCAGTACGTGGACGTCTCGGACGGCCCGCTGCTGCGCCGGTTCGGCCTGCAGACCCTCACCCTCAATACCGCGGCCTCCGGGTCCGACGTCACCCTCGAGGGCCTGCCCCGCGAGACCGCGGACGAGTTGCGCGAGGTCCTCATGGCGCGCGGCCAGGCCCGGCTGGCGGGGCTGTGA
- the hpt gene encoding hypoxanthine phosphoribosyltransferase: protein MDAQDVQNDLTHVLMSREEVQETVKDLAAQIDRDYEGKDLLIVAVLKGAIMVVADLTRALHSHVQIDFMAVSSYGSGTKSSGVVRILKDLDADLTGRDVLIVEDIIDSGLTLSWLKANLESRGPASVEICTLLRKPDAMKVEIDVKYVGRDIPNEFVVGYGLDYAEKYRNLDFVGTLAPHVYS from the coding sequence ATGGACGCACAGGATGTCCAGAACGATCTCACCCACGTCCTCATGAGCCGCGAGGAGGTGCAGGAGACCGTCAAGGACCTGGCCGCCCAGATCGACCGCGACTACGAGGGCAAGGACCTGCTCATCGTCGCCGTCCTCAAGGGCGCGATCATGGTGGTCGCCGACCTCACGCGCGCCCTGCACTCGCACGTGCAGATCGACTTCATGGCCGTCTCCTCGTACGGCTCCGGCACGAAGTCCTCCGGCGTGGTGCGGATCCTCAAGGACCTCGACGCGGACCTCACCGGGCGCGACGTGCTGATCGTCGAGGACATCATCGACTCCGGCCTGACCCTCTCCTGGCTCAAGGCCAACCTGGAGTCCCGCGGCCCGGCGTCCGTGGAGATCTGCACCCTGCTGCGCAAGCCGGACGCCATGAAGGTGGAGATCGACGTCAAGTACGTCGGCCGGGACATCCCCAACGAGTTCGTGGTGGGCTACGGCCTCGACTACGCGGAGAAGTACCGCAACCTGGACTTCGTGGGCACCCTCGCCCCGCACGTCTACAGCTGA
- a CDS encoding zinc-dependent metalloprotease → MDTAPADRVPQPVDWAFAARTAAALAPAGPRFTAREAAREAAGLRAAAEASVPHVHRLTGLAAAEDLRDSQVLVVDRPTWSASATQSFATMLEPTFAHLQATRPQEYQAALTPVARHATALEMGGILAWLSGKVLGQYDPFAGPSGGRLLLNAPSVAQVRTEINVDPEDFRLWVCLHEQTHRVQFAAAPWLRGHLQEQITALASGLFDKAESLPERLRSALAAANPLGRGSGAGAASTGPASGPDDGRPGPAQAGGDVVPARGAGLLGALQDEEDRARLSHVTAVMSLLEGHANVVMDGVDADVVSSVKTIRRRFEDRADRRSPLDRMLRRLLGMDAKMAQYRDGQRFVSAAVAELGMDGFNVVWDAPELLPTEDELHRPERWTARVRAQA, encoded by the coding sequence ATGGACACCGCCCCCGCCGACCGCGTCCCGCAGCCCGTGGACTGGGCCTTCGCCGCGCGCACCGCCGCCGCCCTCGCTCCCGCCGGCCCCCGCTTCACCGCGCGCGAGGCCGCCCGCGAGGCCGCCGGGCTGCGCGCCGCCGCCGAGGCCTCCGTGCCGCACGTGCACCGCCTCACCGGCCTGGCCGCCGCCGAGGACCTGCGGGACTCCCAGGTGCTCGTGGTGGACCGGCCCACGTGGTCTGCCTCGGCCACGCAGTCGTTCGCCACGATGCTCGAGCCCACGTTCGCGCACCTGCAGGCCACCCGGCCCCAGGAGTACCAGGCCGCCCTCACGCCCGTGGCCCGGCACGCCACCGCCCTGGAGATGGGCGGCATCCTCGCCTGGCTCTCCGGGAAGGTGCTCGGCCAGTACGACCCGTTCGCCGGCCCCTCCGGCGGCCGCCTGCTGCTCAACGCCCCCTCCGTGGCGCAGGTGCGCACCGAGATCAACGTGGACCCGGAGGACTTCCGCCTGTGGGTGTGCCTGCACGAGCAGACGCACCGCGTACAGTTCGCCGCCGCCCCCTGGCTGCGCGGCCACCTGCAGGAGCAGATCACCGCCCTCGCCTCAGGCCTCTTCGACAAGGCCGAGTCCCTCCCCGAGCGCCTGCGCTCCGCCCTCGCCGCCGCCAACCCCCTGGGCCGCGGGTCCGGGGCGGGGGCCGCGTCCACGGGGCCGGCCTCCGGGCCCGACGACGGCCGGCCCGGTCCGGCGCAGGCGGGCGGCGACGTCGTGCCCGCCCGCGGTGCAGGCCTGCTGGGCGCGCTCCAGGACGAGGAGGACCGGGCGCGGCTGTCCCACGTCACCGCGGTGATGTCCCTGCTCGAGGGGCACGCGAACGTGGTGATGGACGGGGTGGACGCCGACGTCGTCTCCTCCGTGAAGACCATCCGCCGCCGCTTCGAGGACCGCGCGGACCGCCGCTCCCCGCTGGACCGCATGCTCCGCCGCCTGCTCGGCATGGACGCCAAGATGGCCCAGTACCGGGACGGGCAGAGGTTCGTGTCCGCGGCCGTGGCCGAGCTGGGCATGGACGGGTTCAACGTGGTGTGGGACGCCCCCGAGCTGCTGCCCACCGAGGACGAGCTGCACCGTCCCGAGCGCTGGACGGCCCGCGTCCGTGCCCAGGCCTGA
- a CDS encoding PH domain-containing protein encodes MSAAAPVPATCPADDDGWARVHPASPWVRGWTFLLLILFFLGRNAVEDFAAGRFGAGAGGGSGEGEGSLLVAGGILLGVTLLVSLAFFFSWWFTRFRIGEDQIELRQGWLFRTRRQMKYDRIQAVDLQHPLVARLLGLAVVKVEAADGGESALELSFLPKARAEQVRREILDRASGVLVGPASAPRIAEGADAAAGVMPGVMPGADADPTTPRADAPEGAAPSSSGPGLARRADDEGELMLRVPSGRLIGSVLLSGGVAGTVAVYLVVVLGTSLFFALAPGTWLEGEDTSLTPIVVAWGLPLAFAVVGQAWSGLNGGWGFQVRRSADGLRLRHGLTETTHQTVPPGRVQGVTVSQPLFWRPFGWHRVKVSVAGYGEDAAGKRSTALPVGTWEDVLRVLTVVAPDPGLDGDPREAEGLTPARLMHLGLHGSGTEGGFHHIPHRGRWWFNWFAWRRRGFTTTRALLVVRSGRWNRVLQTLQHERVQTAALDQGPVQRRLRLATVHVRTAGGHAVLPDLDEAVALELFAEEARHAAVSRRLADRDRWMRPEELARFEQRTREVAATEVGREELARAGVARPAAPAGGVAGTDPEPRTSHEERP; translated from the coding sequence GTGAGCGCCGCCGCGCCCGTCCCCGCGACGTGCCCGGCGGACGACGACGGCTGGGCCCGCGTCCATCCAGCCTCCCCGTGGGTGCGGGGCTGGACGTTCCTGCTGCTCATCCTGTTCTTCCTGGGCCGCAACGCGGTGGAGGACTTCGCCGCAGGCCGGTTCGGCGCGGGCGCGGGCGGGGGCTCCGGCGAGGGCGAGGGCAGCCTGCTGGTGGCCGGCGGGATCCTGCTGGGCGTGACCCTGCTGGTCAGCCTGGCCTTCTTCTTCTCGTGGTGGTTCACCCGGTTCCGGATCGGTGAGGACCAGATCGAGCTGCGGCAGGGCTGGCTCTTCCGCACCCGCCGGCAGATGAAGTACGACCGCATCCAGGCCGTGGACCTGCAGCACCCGCTCGTGGCCCGGCTGCTGGGCCTGGCCGTGGTGAAGGTGGAGGCCGCGGACGGCGGCGAGTCCGCGCTCGAGCTGTCCTTCCTGCCCAAGGCCCGCGCGGAGCAGGTCCGCCGGGAGATCCTCGACCGTGCCTCCGGGGTCCTCGTCGGGCCCGCCTCCGCCCCGCGGATCGCCGAGGGCGCGGACGCGGCCGCCGGAGTGATGCCGGGAGTCATGCCCGGCGCCGACGCCGATCCCACGACCCCCCGCGCCGACGCGCCGGAGGGGGCGGCGCCGTCGTCGTCCGGCCCGGGCCTGGCCCGCCGCGCAGACGACGAGGGCGAGCTCATGCTCCGGGTGCCCTCCGGCCGGCTGATCGGCTCGGTGCTGCTCTCCGGCGGCGTGGCCGGCACGGTGGCGGTCTACCTCGTGGTGGTGCTGGGCACGAGCCTGTTCTTCGCGCTCGCCCCCGGGACGTGGCTGGAGGGCGAGGACACCTCCCTGACGCCGATCGTGGTGGCCTGGGGCCTGCCGCTGGCGTTCGCCGTCGTGGGCCAGGCGTGGTCCGGGCTGAACGGCGGCTGGGGCTTCCAGGTGCGCCGCTCCGCCGACGGGCTGCGCCTGCGCCACGGCCTCACCGAGACCACCCACCAGACCGTCCCGCCGGGCCGCGTGCAGGGCGTGACCGTGAGCCAGCCGCTGTTCTGGCGGCCGTTCGGCTGGCACCGGGTGAAGGTGTCCGTGGCCGGCTACGGCGAGGACGCCGCCGGCAAGCGCAGCACCGCGCTGCCCGTGGGCACGTGGGAGGACGTGCTGCGGGTGCTCACCGTGGTCGCCCCGGACCCGGGCCTCGACGGCGACCCCCGCGAGGCCGAGGGCCTCACCCCCGCCCGCCTCATGCACCTGGGCCTGCACGGCTCGGGGACCGAGGGCGGCTTCCACCACATCCCGCACCGCGGCCGCTGGTGGTTCAACTGGTTCGCCTGGCGGCGCCGGGGCTTCACGACGACGCGGGCCCTGCTGGTGGTGCGCAGCGGACGCTGGAACCGCGTGCTGCAGACCCTCCAGCACGAGCGCGTGCAGACCGCCGCCCTGGACCAGGGCCCCGTCCAGCGCCGCCTGCGCCTGGCCACGGTGCACGTGCGCACGGCCGGCGGCCACGCCGTCCTGCCGGACCTGGACGAGGCGGTCGCCCTCGAGCTGTTCGCGGAGGAGGCCCGGCACGCCGCCGTCTCCCGCCGCCTGGCCGACCGCGACCGCTGGATGCGCCCCGAGGAGCTCGCCCGCTTCGAGCAGCGCACCCGCGAGGTGGCCGCCACCGAGGTGGGCCGCGAGGAGCTGGCGCGCGCCGGCGTCGCCCGGCCCGCCGCCCCCGCGGGGGGTGTCGCGGGCACTGACCCGGAGCCCCGCACGAGCCACGAGGAGCGACCATGA
- the folE gene encoding GTP cyclohydrolase I FolE gives MTEQTHHDDAARGPVPAAADGSAAAPTASTPAAGVPGTFDPDSTAIDRPRIEAAVREILLAIGEDPDREGLQDTPKRVAKAYAEFFAGLHQGPEQVLGTTFDIAHEELVLVKDIPFYSTCEHHLVPFHGTAHIGYIPSAEGRVTGLSKLARLVELYARRPQVQERLTTQVVEALMEHLAPRGAIVVVEAEHMCMSMRGVRKPGAKTVTSAVRGQLRDPSTRSEAMSLIMQG, from the coding sequence ATGACGGAGCAGACCCACCACGACGACGCCGCCCGCGGCCCGGTGCCCGCGGCGGCGGACGGCAGCGCGGCGGCCCCCACGGCGTCGACGCCCGCGGCCGGGGTGCCCGGGACGTTCGACCCGGACTCGACGGCGATCGACCGGCCCCGCATCGAGGCGGCGGTGCGCGAGATCCTGCTGGCGATCGGCGAGGACCCTGACCGCGAGGGCCTGCAGGACACCCCGAAGCGGGTGGCCAAGGCGTACGCGGAGTTCTTCGCGGGCCTGCACCAGGGCCCGGAGCAGGTCCTGGGCACCACGTTCGACATCGCGCACGAGGAGCTCGTCCTGGTCAAGGACATCCCGTTCTACTCGACGTGCGAGCATCACCTGGTGCCGTTCCACGGCACGGCGCACATCGGCTACATCCCCTCGGCCGAGGGCCGGGTGACGGGCCTGTCCAAGCTGGCCCGGCTGGTGGAGCTGTACGCGCGGCGTCCGCAGGTGCAGGAGCGGCTGACCACGCAGGTGGTGGAGGCGCTCATGGAGCACCTGGCCCCGCGCGGGGCGATCGTGGTGGTGGAGGCCGAGCACATGTGCATGTCCATGCGCGGTGTGCGCAAGCCGGGCGCGAAGACCGTCACCTCGGCGGTGCGCGGCCAGCTGCGGGATCCGTCCACGCGCTCCGAGGCGATGAGCCTCATCATGCAAGGCTGA
- a CDS encoding DUF3180 family protein, whose product MIALRSWWTVVAVAAAVLLGWLAGLAAPSLGWGAPVVGRSGLITVAAVSVLCLVLGWRVRRDREKPPAARMDPIAAARTLVLGQAAGFAGAALAGWHAGVALQVAARAGAGAPTVREAALQTAGGLVLLAVGLVVERWCRIPPEGDAAEGGRGEDGTAGRGRAPRPETEGGYARARD is encoded by the coding sequence GTGATCGCGCTGCGCTCGTGGTGGACCGTGGTCGCGGTGGCGGCCGCCGTGCTGCTCGGCTGGCTGGCCGGGCTCGCCGCGCCGTCGCTGGGCTGGGGCGCGCCCGTGGTGGGCCGCAGCGGCCTGATCACCGTGGCCGCGGTGTCCGTGCTGTGCCTGGTGCTGGGCTGGCGGGTGCGCCGGGACCGGGAGAAGCCGCCGGCCGCGCGGATGGACCCGATCGCGGCGGCGCGCACCCTGGTGCTCGGCCAGGCCGCCGGCTTCGCGGGCGCCGCCCTGGCCGGCTGGCACGCGGGCGTGGCCCTGCAGGTGGCGGCCCGGGCCGGCGCGGGGGCGCCCACGGTGCGGGAGGCGGCCCTGCAGACGGCGGGCGGCCTGGTGCTGCTGGCCGTGGGCCTCGTGGTGGAGCGCTGGTGCCGGATCCCCCCGGAGGGGGATGCGGCCGAGGGCGGCCGCGGGGAGGATGGGACCGCGGGCCGCGGACGAGCGCCCCGCCCCGAGACCGAAGGAGGCTATGCCCGTGCCCGGGATTGA
- the ftsH gene encoding ATP-dependent zinc metalloprotease FtsH, translating into MKKLFNKPYIWILLGLLVLAVAIPLATSQTGRTMVDTNVGMAMLQDDKAAQARVVDGDQRVDLTLREDYSQDGRDLGKEVYFHFATARASDVVTAVDDSALDGYTDEPVRSNWLLSLLGFMIPFLLIALLFWFLLSRMQGGGGKVMQFGKSRAKLINKDNPDVLFKDVAGADEAVEELQEIKEFLTVPDRFRAVGAKIPKGVLLYGPPGTGKTLLAKAVAGEAGVPFYSISGSDFVEMFVGVGASRVRDLFEQAKSNAPAIIFVDEIDAVGRHRGAGIGGGNDEREQTLNQMLVEMDGFDASTNVIMIAATNRPDVLDPALLRPGRFDRQIPVEAPDLEGRAKILEVHAQGKPIALDVDLRSLAKRTPGYTGADLANVINEAALLTARSNNNVIDNHALDEAVDRVMAGPQKRTRLMNEHERKVTAYHEGGHALVAAGLRNSAPVTKITILPRGRALGYTMVVPEDDKYSVTRNELLDQLAYALGGRVAEEIVFKDPSTGAANDIQKATDTARKMVTEYGMSAKVGAVKLGGGSSEPFVGGGGGGSSREYSEELAYLVDAEVRGLLDGAHAEAHWVLTENRDVLDRLAYELLEKETLTQEAIAEIFRDVRKRPERDVWLASDERLPQDIPPVLSPSERRSRHEGGEQTPVGVEGTTVPVHPEGAPPSSVGGDAPTPGLPPHGGPSSSPGAGEGPTY; encoded by the coding sequence GTGAAGAAGCTGTTCAACAAGCCCTACATCTGGATCCTGCTGGGCCTGCTGGTGCTCGCCGTCGCGATCCCGCTGGCCACGTCGCAGACGGGCCGCACCATGGTGGACACCAACGTGGGCATGGCCATGCTGCAGGACGACAAGGCGGCGCAGGCCCGGGTGGTGGACGGGGACCAGCGCGTGGACCTTACCCTGCGCGAGGACTACTCGCAGGACGGCAGGGACCTCGGCAAGGAGGTCTACTTCCACTTCGCCACGGCCCGCGCGTCGGACGTGGTCACGGCCGTGGACGACTCCGCCCTGGACGGCTATACGGACGAGCCGGTGCGCAGCAACTGGCTCCTCTCGCTGCTCGGGTTCATGATCCCGTTCCTGCTCATCGCGCTGCTGTTCTGGTTCCTCCTGTCCCGCATGCAGGGCGGTGGCGGCAAGGTGATGCAGTTCGGCAAGTCCCGCGCCAAGCTCATCAACAAGGACAACCCGGACGTCCTGTTCAAGGACGTGGCGGGCGCGGACGAGGCCGTCGAGGAGCTCCAGGAGATCAAGGAGTTCCTCACCGTCCCGGACCGCTTCCGCGCGGTGGGGGCCAAGATCCCCAAGGGCGTGCTGCTCTACGGCCCGCCCGGCACCGGCAAGACCCTGCTCGCGAAGGCCGTGGCCGGCGAGGCGGGCGTGCCGTTCTACTCGATCTCCGGCTCGGACTTCGTGGAGATGTTCGTGGGCGTGGGCGCCTCGCGCGTGCGCGACCTGTTCGAGCAGGCCAAGTCCAACGCCCCGGCGATCATCTTCGTGGACGAGATCGACGCCGTCGGCCGGCACCGCGGCGCGGGCATCGGCGGCGGCAACGACGAGCGCGAGCAGACCCTGAACCAGATGCTCGTGGAGATGGACGGCTTCGACGCGTCCACGAACGTCATCATGATCGCCGCCACCAACCGTCCGGACGTGCTGGACCCGGCGCTGCTGCGCCCGGGCCGCTTCGACCGGCAGATCCCGGTGGAGGCCCCGGACCTGGAGGGCCGCGCGAAGATCCTCGAGGTGCACGCGCAGGGCAAGCCGATCGCCCTGGACGTGGACCTGCGCTCGCTGGCCAAGCGGACCCCCGGCTACACGGGCGCGGACCTGGCCAACGTGATCAACGAGGCGGCGCTGCTGACGGCCCGCTCGAACAACAACGTGATCGACAACCACGCCCTGGACGAGGCCGTGGACCGTGTGATGGCGGGCCCGCAGAAGCGCACCCGCCTGATGAACGAGCACGAGCGCAAGGTCACCGCGTACCACGAGGGCGGGCACGCGCTCGTGGCGGCGGGCCTGCGCAACTCGGCCCCGGTCACGAAGATCACGATCCTGCCCCGCGGTCGCGCCCTGGGCTACACGATGGTGGTCCCGGAGGACGACAAGTACTCGGTCACCCGCAACGAGCTGCTGGACCAGCTGGCCTACGCCCTGGGTGGTCGCGTGGCCGAGGAGATCGTGTTCAAGGACCCCTCCACGGGCGCCGCGAACGACATCCAGAAGGCCACGGACACGGCCCGGAAGATGGTCACCGAGTACGGCATGTCCGCGAAGGTGGGCGCCGTGAAGCTCGGCGGCGGCAGTTCGGAGCCGTTCGTGGGCGGCGGGGGCGGCGGCTCCTCCCGGGAGTACTCCGAGGAGCTCGCCTACCTCGTGGACGCGGAGGTGCGCGGCCTGCTGGACGGCGCGCACGCCGAGGCCCACTGGGTGCTCACGGAGAACCGGGACGTGCTGGACCGCCTGGCCTACGAGCTGCTCGAGAAGGAGACGCTCACGCAGGAGGCCATCGCGGAGATCTTCCGGGACGTGCGCAAGCGCCCGGAGCGGGACGTGTGGCTCGCCTCGGACGAGCGCCTGCCGCAGGACATCCCGCCCGTGCTCTCGCCGTCGGAGCGCCGCTCGCGCCATGAGGGCGGGGAGCAGACCCCGGTGGGCGTGGAGGGCACCACGGTGCCGGTGCACCCGGAGGGCGCGCCGCCGTCGTCGGTGGGCGGGGACGCCCCGACCCCCGGCCTGCCGCCGCACGGCGGCCCGAGCAGCTCGCCGGGCGCCGGCGAGGGACCCACGTACTGA
- the folK gene encoding 2-amino-4-hydroxy-6-hydroxymethyldihydropteridine diphosphokinase: MSGVDWRHPAEDPAPTPALGARPAEPVAAVLALGANLREPAETLDAAVAALSALPHVTDVQASPRAVTAPVGGPPGQPDYLNQVVTLRTDLAPWELLAVAHRLEQEHHRRREVRWGARTLDVDVIAYGDLVSDHPDLTLPHPRAAERGFVLLPWLWLDPDAVLAGRPVAELAALAADSPGVRRAEPERHRLLAGRDDVVPVRPRAPRAPGRDAIDGSAP, encoded by the coding sequence GTGAGCGGGGTGGACTGGCGGCACCCGGCCGAGGACCCGGCGCCCACGCCGGCGCTCGGTGCCCGTCCCGCGGAGCCCGTGGCGGCCGTGCTGGCCCTCGGCGCCAACCTGCGCGAGCCCGCCGAGACCCTCGACGCCGCCGTCGCCGCCCTGTCCGCGCTGCCGCACGTCACGGACGTCCAGGCCTCGCCCCGGGCCGTCACCGCGCCCGTGGGCGGGCCGCCGGGCCAGCCCGACTACCTCAACCAGGTGGTCACGCTGCGCACGGACCTCGCGCCGTGGGAGCTGCTCGCCGTGGCGCACCGCCTCGAGCAGGAGCACCACCGCCGCCGCGAGGTCCGCTGGGGCGCGCGCACGCTGGACGTGGACGTGATCGCCTACGGGGACCTCGTCAGCGACCACCCGGACCTCACGCTCCCGCACCCCCGCGCCGCCGAGCGCGGGTTCGTGCTGCTGCCCTGGCTGTGGCTGGACCCGGACGCCGTGCTCGCGGGCCGGCCGGTGGCCGAGCTGGCCGCGCTCGCCGCGGACTCCCCCGGGGTGCGCCGCGCCGAGCCGGAGCGGCATCGGCTGCTCGCCGGCCGGGACGACGTCGTCCCCGTGCGTCCCCGCGCCCCGCGCGCGCCGGGCCGGGACGCGATCGACGGGTCGGCCCCGTGA
- the folB gene encoding dihydroneopterin aldolase, whose protein sequence is MSARDRIRLAGLSAVGHHGVFDHERRDGQPFVTDVVLHLDAGPAAAGDDLARTANYAEVADTVVRLVTGEPVDLIETLAERIARAVLAEQPVVEAVEVTVHKPQAPIPHDFADAAVTVHRTRGDLA, encoded by the coding sequence GTGAGCGCCCGGGACCGCATCCGCCTGGCCGGGCTGTCCGCCGTGGGGCACCACGGGGTCTTCGACCACGAGCGCCGGGACGGGCAGCCGTTCGTCACGGACGTCGTCCTCCACCTCGACGCCGGCCCGGCCGCCGCGGGGGACGACCTCGCCCGCACCGCCAACTACGCCGAGGTCGCGGACACGGTGGTCCGTCTGGTCACCGGGGAGCCGGTGGACCTGATCGAGACCCTGGCGGAGCGGATCGCGCGGGCGGTGCTCGCGGAGCAGCCCGTGGTGGAGGCCGTGGAGGTCACCGTGCACAAGCCCCAGGCGCCCATCCCGCACGACTTCGCGGACGCAGCCGTCACCGTGCACCGCACCCGGGGGGACCTCGCGTGA